A single region of the Rhizobium grahamii genome encodes:
- a CDS encoding sulfite exporter TauE/SafE family protein has translation MIEHTPIIIAVAVIAAFVVGLSKGGLPSVGTLSVPLLATVISPVTAAALLLPIFVASDMVGLYLYRHSYSRRNLMILTPASLVGVAIGWGFSAHLSSLFIGMLVGLVGVLFCLNAWFGRRYRASRGEADAKVAPGTFWGILTGLTSFVSHSGAPPFQMYVLPQNLEKMKFAGTATILFAIVNAAKIIPYWELHQFSNFDTKLVLWLAPAAIVGTVVGKRLTQMLPDGVFFRIIEVTLLLLSLKLIADYVMAAPV, from the coding sequence ATGATCGAGCACACCCCAATCATTATTGCAGTCGCTGTCATCGCCGCCTTCGTCGTTGGTCTCTCGAAAGGCGGACTTCCGTCCGTCGGGACACTATCGGTTCCACTGCTGGCGACAGTCATCTCGCCTGTGACCGCGGCGGCGCTCCTTTTGCCCATATTCGTCGCCAGCGACATGGTGGGCCTCTACCTTTATCGGCACAGCTATTCGCGTCGAAATCTGATGATCCTCACCCCAGCATCGCTGGTTGGCGTGGCCATCGGATGGGGGTTCAGCGCTCACCTATCGAGCTTGTTCATCGGCATGCTGGTGGGTCTTGTCGGTGTGCTGTTCTGTCTGAACGCATGGTTCGGCCGGCGCTACCGTGCGAGCCGAGGTGAGGCCGATGCCAAGGTCGCGCCAGGGACGTTCTGGGGCATTCTAACGGGGCTCACCAGCTTCGTTTCGCATTCGGGCGCGCCGCCTTTCCAGATGTACGTGCTTCCGCAAAACCTGGAGAAGATGAAGTTCGCGGGCACAGCGACGATCTTGTTTGCCATCGTCAACGCGGCAAAGATCATTCCGTACTGGGAGCTTCACCAATTCTCCAACTTCGATACTAAGCTGGTTCTGTGGCTCGCGCCGGCGGCAATCGTCGGGACGGTCGTCGGGAAGAGGCTGACCCAGATGTTGCCCGACGGCGTCTTCTTCCGGATTATCGAAGTGACGCTGCTTTTGCTTTCCCTCAAGCTCATAGCGGACTATGTGATGGCCGCGCCGGTGTGA
- a CDS encoding Re/Si-specific NAD(P)(+) transhydrogenase subunit alpha has protein sequence MKVGTPKEVASAEARVAMTPDSARHLQKLGYECLIEAGAGLRAGFADTVYLDAGVRVVDTASALYAEADVIAKVRPPELSEVDEIPSGKTLISFLYPAQNTALLDRVAADGVNAIAMDMVPRISRAQKMDALSSMANIAGYRAVIEAGGNFGRFFTGQITAAGKVPPARVLVIGAGVAGLAAIGTATSLGAITYAFDVRPEVAEQIESMGAEFVFLDFEETQQDGAASGGYAAPSSPEFREKQLAKFRELAPQIDILITTALIPGRDAPKLWLADMVSSMKPGSVIVDLAAERGGNCDLTVPDQRVVSDNGVVIIGYTDFPSRMANQASTLYATNIRHMLSDLTPSKDGKIVHDMDDDVIRGATVSFAGEITFPPPPPKIKAIAAQKPKEKAREATPAEKRAEEMRAFRSQTKQQGFTLLIGTALLLAAGAYAPPSLMNHLVVFVLACFIGFQVIWNVSHSLHTPLMAVTNAISGIVILGALMQVGSGNWLVVTLAACSVLVATINVVGGFLVTRRMLAMFQRS, from the coding sequence ATGAAGGTCGGGACACCGAAGGAAGTGGCCTCCGCTGAAGCGCGCGTTGCGATGACGCCCGATTCGGCGAGGCATCTGCAGAAGCTTGGCTATGAATGCCTGATCGAAGCCGGCGCAGGTCTCAGGGCCGGGTTTGCCGACACGGTCTACCTCGATGCCGGGGTGCGGGTCGTCGACACTGCTTCCGCTCTTTATGCCGAGGCCGACGTCATCGCCAAAGTCCGACCGCCAGAGTTATCGGAGGTCGACGAAATACCGTCCGGAAAGACCCTCATCTCGTTCCTGTATCCGGCACAGAACACTGCCTTGCTCGATCGTGTTGCGGCGGATGGTGTGAATGCAATCGCCATGGATATGGTTCCGCGGATTTCACGTGCCCAGAAGATGGATGCGCTGTCGTCGATGGCGAACATCGCCGGCTACCGCGCGGTTATCGAAGCCGGCGGCAATTTCGGTCGGTTCTTCACTGGCCAGATCACTGCAGCGGGAAAGGTGCCTCCAGCGCGCGTGCTCGTGATTGGCGCGGGCGTGGCGGGTCTCGCCGCGATCGGTACGGCGACGTCTCTCGGCGCAATAACCTACGCTTTCGACGTGCGCCCGGAGGTGGCAGAGCAGATCGAGTCCATGGGCGCTGAATTCGTCTTCCTCGATTTCGAGGAAACACAACAGGATGGTGCTGCCAGCGGTGGTTATGCCGCACCTTCTTCACCTGAGTTTCGTGAGAAGCAGCTGGCCAAATTCCGTGAGCTGGCACCGCAGATCGACATCCTGATAACGACAGCGCTCATTCCAGGTCGGGATGCCCCAAAGCTGTGGCTTGCGGACATGGTGTCGTCGATGAAGCCCGGTTCGGTCATCGTTGACCTCGCCGCCGAACGCGGTGGAAATTGCGATCTGACTGTGCCCGACCAGCGTGTCGTATCCGATAACGGCGTGGTGATCATCGGATACACCGATTTTCCAAGCCGCATGGCCAATCAGGCATCGACGCTTTACGCGACGAACATCCGTCATATGCTCTCGGACCTGACGCCTAGTAAGGACGGCAAGATCGTTCACGACATGGACGACGACGTGATCAGGGGGGCGACCGTGTCGTTTGCCGGAGAGATCACGTTCCCTCCGCCGCCTCCGAAGATCAAGGCTATTGCGGCGCAGAAGCCAAAGGAAAAGGCTAGGGAAGCCACTCCGGCGGAGAAGCGCGCTGAAGAAATGCGTGCATTCCGATCGCAGACCAAGCAGCAGGGTTTCACTTTGTTGATTGGCACAGCTCTGCTGCTTGCTGCGGGTGCGTACGCGCCGCCGAGCCTCATGAACCACCTCGTTGTCTTCGTGTTGGCCTGCTTCATCGGCTTCCAGGTCATCTGGAATGTATCGCATTCCCTCCACACTCCACTGATGGCCGTAACGAATGCGATCTCGGGTATCGTCATTCTCGGTGCGCTAATGCAGGTCGGGTCCGGGAACTGGTTGGTGGTGACGCTTGCCGCGTGCTCGGTTCTCGTGGCGACGATCAACGTGGTCGGCGGATTTCTCGTGACACGGCGCATGCTCGCCATGTTCCAGCGCTCGTAG
- a CDS encoding ABC transporter permease, whose translation MESKALAETATQDHPAPRKRRLPTELSIFLVLVGIALVYEILGWIFVHQSFLMNSQRLTIMVLQVSVIGIIAVGVTQVIITGGIDLSSGSVVGMTAMIAAGFAQSSTWTRAIYPNMTDLPAIIPIATGILIGLAAGLVNGWLIAYTKIPPFIATLGMMVSARGISKWYTKGQPVSGLTDQFNFIGSGAWPVIVFLVVALIFHIALRYTRYGKFTYAIGANPQAARVSGINIEAHLIKVYAIAGALAGLAGIVTAARAQTAQSGMGVMYELDAIAAAVIGGTSLAGGVGRITGTVIGVIILGVMSSGFTFLRVDAYYQEIIKGAIIVAAVVADVYRQKRKKV comes from the coding sequence ATGGAAAGCAAAGCCCTAGCCGAAACTGCAACCCAAGATCACCCAGCGCCGCGGAAACGGAGGCTGCCTACGGAGCTGAGCATTTTCCTAGTGCTTGTCGGTATCGCACTCGTTTATGAAATTCTGGGATGGATTTTCGTCCATCAGAGTTTCTTGATGAACTCGCAGCGCCTAACGATCATGGTTCTCCAGGTCTCGGTAATCGGCATCATAGCCGTGGGTGTCACGCAGGTCATTATCACCGGCGGTATCGACCTTTCCTCCGGATCGGTTGTTGGTATGACCGCGATGATCGCTGCCGGTTTTGCCCAATCCTCGACGTGGACCAGGGCGATATACCCGAATATGACTGATCTGCCCGCCATCATACCGATTGCAACGGGTATCTTGATCGGCCTGGCAGCAGGATTGGTCAACGGTTGGCTGATCGCCTACACGAAAATCCCGCCGTTTATCGCCACGCTTGGTATGATGGTTTCTGCCCGAGGCATTTCTAAGTGGTACACTAAAGGTCAACCCGTCTCCGGACTGACTGACCAGTTCAATTTCATCGGTAGCGGTGCATGGCCTGTTATCGTGTTCCTCGTCGTCGCCCTGATCTTTCACATTGCACTCCGGTACACGCGTTACGGCAAGTTCACCTACGCGATCGGCGCTAACCCGCAAGCTGCCAGAGTTTCGGGCATCAACATCGAAGCACATCTCATCAAGGTCTACGCAATCGCTGGTGCGTTGGCAGGCCTGGCGGGTATTGTGACCGCGGCGCGTGCCCAAACCGCCCAGTCCGGCATGGGCGTGATGTACGAACTCGATGCTATCGCTGCGGCCGTCATCGGCGGAACCTCGCTCGCCGGTGGTGTGGGACGGATTACGGGCACCGTGATCGGGGTAATCATCCTCGGCGTTATGTCTTCGGGATTCACCTTCCTCCGTGTGGATGCGTATTACCAGGAGATCATCAAAGGCGCGATCATCGTGGCCGCTGTCGTGGCCGACGTTTACAGACAGAAGCGCAAGAAGGTCTGA
- a CDS encoding NAD(P)(+) transhydrogenase (Re/Si-specific) subunit beta — protein MSVGIVSAGYIASAILFILSLGGLSGQESAKRAVWYGIVGMALATVATLIGPGIANGLILLPLIAIGAVLGYVVASRVQMTEMPQLVAALHSFVGLAAVFIGFNTHIEAASVIALDEAARASLNGFAATLAHKSAVELSIMKVEVSLGIFIGAVTFTGSVIAFGKLSGKVDGKATKLPGGHYLNAVAALFSVGLLLVYSNGAGIWPLVLMLILALFIGYHLIMGIGGADMPVVVSMLNSYSGWAAAAIGFTLGNDLLIVTGALVGSSGAILSYIMCKAMNRSFVSVILGGFGAASGSVMEIIGEQVAIDADGVASALNDADSVVIVPGYGMAVAQAQQAVSELTRKLRAAGKQVRFAIHPVAGRLPGHMNVLLAEAKVPYDIVLEMDEINEDFHETDVVIIIGSNDIVNPAAQEDPGSPIAGMPVLEVWKAKQVFVSKRGQGTGYSGIENPLFYKDNTRMFYGDAKKSIDALIPLLA, from the coding sequence ATGTCGGTAGGTATCGTTTCGGCCGGCTATATCGCCTCGGCCATTCTTTTCATTCTGTCGCTTGGAGGTCTGTCAGGGCAGGAGAGCGCAAAGCGTGCAGTTTGGTACGGCATAGTCGGTATGGCTCTGGCAACGGTGGCGACTTTGATCGGGCCGGGTATCGCCAACGGATTGATCCTTCTACCGCTGATCGCTATTGGTGCGGTGCTCGGGTATGTCGTTGCTTCCCGCGTTCAGATGACCGAAATGCCGCAGCTCGTCGCAGCACTGCATTCGTTTGTCGGCCTAGCCGCGGTGTTCATTGGCTTCAACACGCATATCGAGGCGGCAAGCGTTATCGCGCTGGACGAAGCTGCTCGCGCTTCTCTCAACGGCTTTGCGGCAACCCTCGCGCACAAGAGCGCGGTTGAACTATCGATCATGAAGGTCGAAGTGTCTCTGGGCATCTTCATCGGCGCTGTGACCTTCACGGGCTCGGTCATCGCTTTCGGCAAGCTCTCGGGTAAAGTCGACGGCAAAGCGACGAAACTCCCAGGCGGACACTACCTGAACGCAGTCGCGGCACTTTTCTCTGTGGGTCTCCTGCTGGTCTATTCGAATGGCGCGGGAATCTGGCCGCTCGTTCTGATGCTGATCCTTGCGCTGTTCATCGGATATCACCTGATCATGGGCATCGGTGGGGCGGACATGCCTGTCGTGGTTTCCATGCTGAACAGCTATTCGGGCTGGGCGGCAGCGGCGATCGGCTTCACGTTGGGCAACGATCTTCTGATCGTCACCGGCGCGCTGGTCGGATCATCGGGCGCTATCCTTTCGTACATAATGTGCAAGGCGATGAACCGCTCGTTCGTTTCGGTCATTCTCGGCGGCTTCGGTGCAGCTAGTGGCTCGGTGATGGAAATCATCGGAGAGCAGGTGGCGATCGACGCCGACGGTGTGGCCTCGGCACTCAACGACGCCGACAGTGTCGTAATAGTACCCGGTTACGGCATGGCGGTCGCTCAGGCCCAGCAGGCGGTTTCAGAGCTCACTCGAAAGCTACGCGCAGCCGGGAAGCAGGTGCGATTTGCGATCCACCCCGTCGCGGGGAGGCTGCCGGGTCATATGAACGTCCTCCTAGCAGAGGCCAAGGTTCCATACGACATCGTGCTCGAGATGGACGAGATCAACGAGGACTTCCATGAAACCGACGTTGTTATCATCATCGGGTCGAACGACATCGTGAATCCGGCCGCGCAGGAAGACCCGGGCAGCCCGATCGCCGGCATGCCCGTCCTGGAGGTCTGGAAGGCAAAGCAAGTCTTCGTGTCCAAGAGAGGTCAGGGTACGGGATACTCTGGCATCGAGAACCCGCTCTTCTACAAGGACAACACGCGGATGTTCTACGGGGACGCCAAGAAGAGCATCGACGCGCTTATACCGCTTCTCGCATAG